One genomic region from Phragmites australis chromosome 1, lpPhrAust1.1, whole genome shotgun sequence encodes:
- the LOC133926321 gene encoding integrin-linked protein kinase 1-like isoform X2 has translation MAATGMKIALHRQVSGGSMKDTAELRRQSSLESPRTGRATSRFLFGRQSSMDPNRRRGRSQSPVGLAEDLTVPDNLDATMQLLFFACHGDAAGVETLLRGGVDVNSINLDGRTALHIAACEGHPGVVRVLLDWKANIDARDRWGSTAVADSKCYGQTEVYDLLKAHGANIPRNRRTPMMVSTPGDVPEYELNPAELQFRRGQEVPSGVYVIAKWNGTKVSVKILDRESCSNQEAINSFRNELTVLEKVRHPNVVQFIGAVTQNIPMMIVSELHGETDLSSCIQKKGKLHGQKVLRYALDIARGMTYLHQSKPDPIIHCDLKPKNIFLDSGGQLKIAGFGVTRVSKIAPDKVKLVNHGVLVDSFSYHTAPELYRNEVFDSSVDAFSFGFILYEMVEGSIQAKTSEDSGHIIRIEGRRPSLKNKLKGYPPDFIALIEECWHPQAMARPTFSEIITRLDKIYAHCAKQGSWKDSLKIWK, from the exons ATGGCGGCGACCGGCATGAAGATCGCGCTGCATCGGCAGGTCTCCGGGGGCTCGATGAAGGACACCGCGGAGCTCCGGCGGCAGTCGTCGCTGGAGTCCCCGCGGACGGGGCGGGCGACCAGCCGGTTCCTGTTCGGGCGGCAGTCGTCGATGGACCCGAACCGACGGCGCGGACGGAGCCAGAGCCCCGTGGGGTTGGCGGAGGATCTGACCGTGCCGGACAACCTGGACGCCACCATGCAGCTGCTCTTCTTTGCGTGCCACGGCGACGCGGCCGGCGTCGAGACGTTGCTGCGGGGCGGCGTCGATGTCAACAGCATCAACCTCGACGGCCGCACCGCGCTGCACATCGCGGCCTGCGAGGGCCACCCCGGCGTCGTCCGGGTGCTGCTCGACTGGAAGGCCAACATCGACGCACGCGACCGGTGGGGCAGCACG GCAGTAGCTGATTCCAAGTGCTATGGACAGACGGAGGTCTACGATCTCTTGAAAGCTCACGGTGCAAATATTCCG AGAAACAGGAGGACGCCGATGATGGTATCGACCCCTGGTGATGTACCGGAGTACGAGTTGAACCCCGCCGAGCTCCAATTCCGGCGAGGGCAGGAGGTTCCCTCG GGCGTGTACGTCATTGCGAAATGGAATGGCACCAAGGTTTCCGTAAAAATACTTGACAGAGAAAGCTGCTCCAACCAAGAAGCCAT AAACTCTTTCAGGAATGAGCTGACTGTATTGGAGAAGGTCCGGCACCCTAATGTCGTTCAGTTCATCGGCGCCGTCACACAGAACATACCTATGATGATTGTTTCTGAACTCCATGGAGAG ACTGATTTATCAAGCTGTATTCAGAAGAAAGGAAAGCTACATGGGCAGAAGGTGCTAAGATATGCCCTTGATATTGCCAG GGGTATGACTTATCTCCATCAGAGCAAACCAGACCCCATCATCCACTGTGATCTTAAGCCAAA AAATATCTTCCTGGATAGTGGAGGCCAACTGAAGATTGCGGGATTCGGAGTGACACGGGTGTCCAAGATCGCCCCTGACAAAGTGAAATTGGTTAATCATGGGGTTCTTGTTGACAGCTTCA GTTACCACACTGCGCCTGAGCTGTACAGAAACGAAGTATTTGACTCAAGCGTCGACGCCTTCTCATTCGGTTTCATCCTCTACGAG ATGGTTGAAGGATCAATTCAAGCGAAAACATCAGAGGATTCAGGTCACATAATCCGGATCGAGGGGAGGCGGCCGTCACTGAAGAACAAGCTCAAGGGCTATCCTCCAGACTTCATAGC GCTGATCGAAGAATGCTGGCACCCTCAGGCGATGGCGAGGCCGACATTCTCGGAAATAATCACCCGGCTGGATAAGATCTACGCTCATTGCGCGAAGCAAGGGAGCTGGAAGGATTCTCTGAAGATTTG GAAATGA
- the LOC133926336 gene encoding BTB/POZ and TAZ domain-containing protein 3 isoform X1, translated as MRRKHGRNDQGGQLMECLELDSSHFFVDSDAIDSPLDIHLEFNSLTVAKAVPDHSRYSQSGCSNVPDPPPLPGTSYGAQRSSRNAKACSRVLEEVLDSGDKLFQEGYQADLRVLADGGSEILSHSCVLGVKSPVLRAMLEEAKLKHGLPCIRIPGAPSEAVRVFIRFLYSSRFEQEQMKKHVLHLFLLSHVFLVPSLKTVCIEQLERNFLAPDNVVDMLQLARLCDAPRLSVICTRMIVADFKTISLSDGWKVMRQANPSLEQELLESLVEADTKRQERAERIEENKVYLQLYEAMEALVHICRDGCRTIGPRDQALKGSGAAVCKFPACRGIELLVRHFSACRVRVPGGCGNCKRMWQLLELHSRMCFTPDTCKVPLCRHFKEKMQHLGRKEETKWNLLACKVLESRGTMSSISERRNLSTVKPTDSCRMVPI; from the exons ATGCGGAGGAAGCATGGACGTAATGAT CAGGGGGGACAGTTGATGGAATGCCTTGAATTGGATTCTTCTCATTTCTTTGTGGACAGTGATGCAATCGACAGCCCATTGGACATCCATCTTGAGTTCAATAGCTTGACAGTCGCAAAAGCCGTGCCCGATCATAGCCGGTATTCTCAGTCTGGCTGTAGTAACGTCCCTGATCCACCCCCGTTACCTGGAACTTCTTATGGTGCACAGAGAAGTTCTAGGAATGCAAAGGCTTGTAGCCGTGTCCTTGAAGAGGTCCTGGATTCCGGGGACAAGTTATTTCAAGAGGGATATCAAGCTGATCTCCGTGTTTTGGCAGATGGTGGCAGTGAAATCTTGTCACATTCCTGTGTTCTT GGTGTCAAATCTCCTGTTCTGAGAGCTATGTTGGAAGAAGCTAAACTAAAACATGGTTTACCGTGTATCCGAATTCCTGGCGCGCCATCAGAAGCAGTCCGTGTTTTCATCAgatttctttattcttcacg TTTTGAGCAGGAACAGATGAAGAAGCAtgttcttcatttgtttctacTTTCCCACGTCTTCTTGGTGCCATCTCTGAAGACGGTCTGTATCGAGCAACTTGAGAGAAATTTTCTTGCTCCTGACAACGTGGTAGACATGCTGCAACTTGCCAGATTGTGTGACGCGCCCCGGCTCTCCGTCATCTGTACCCGTATGATCGTTGCGGATTTCAAGACCATCTCCCTATCCGATGGATGGAAAGTAATGAGGCAGGCCAACCCAAGCCTGGAACAGGAGCTCCTCGAGTCTCTTGTCGAAGCTGATACA AAAAGACAGGAAAGAGCTGAGAGGATAGAAGAAAATAAGGTTTATCTGCAACTGTATGAAGCAATGGAGGCTCTAGTTCACATATGCCGAGATGGATGCAGGACAATTGGGCCCCGAGATCAAGCACTCAAGGGCAGTGGAGCTGCTGTCTGCAAGTTTCCTGCCTGCAGGGGTATTGAGCTGCTCGTTCGCCACTTCTCAGCTTGCAGAGTTAGGGTACCTGGTGGTTGTGGCAACTGCAAGCGAATGTGGCAGCTTCTTGAGCTGCATTCTCGCATGTGTTTCACTCCAGACACCTGCAAGGTTCCTCTCTGCAG GCATTTTAAGGAGAAAATGCAACATCTGGGCAGGAAGGAAGAGACCAAATGGAATCTTTTGGCGTGTAAGGTGCTGGAGAGCAGAGGAACCATGAGTTCTATCTCTGAAAGGAGAAATCTTTCAACCGTAAAGCCCACTGATAGTTGCCGCATGGTTCCTATTTGA
- the LOC133926336 gene encoding BTB/POZ and TAZ domain-containing protein 3 isoform X3, translating to MRRKHGRNDQGGQLMECLELDSSHFFVDSDAIDSPLDIHLEFNSLTVAKAVPDHSRYSQSGCSNVPDPPPLPGTSYGAQRSSRNAKACSRVLEEVLDSGDKLFQEGYQADLRVLADGGSEILSHSCVLGVKSPVLRAMLEEAKLKHGLPCIRIPGAPSEAVRVFIRFLYSSRFEQEQMKKHVLHLFLLSHVFLVPSLKTVCIEQLERNFLAPDNVVDMLQLARLCDAPRLSVICTRMIVADFKTISLSDGWKVMRQANPSLEQELLESLVEADTKRQERAERIEENKVYLQLYEAMEALVHICRDGCRTIGPRDQALKGSGAAVCKFPACRGIELLVRHFSACRVRVPGGCGNCKRMWQLLELHSRMCFTPDTCKVPLCRKEETKWNLLACKVLESRGTMSSISERRNLSTVKPTDSCRMVPI from the exons ATGCGGAGGAAGCATGGACGTAATGAT CAGGGGGGACAGTTGATGGAATGCCTTGAATTGGATTCTTCTCATTTCTTTGTGGACAGTGATGCAATCGACAGCCCATTGGACATCCATCTTGAGTTCAATAGCTTGACAGTCGCAAAAGCCGTGCCCGATCATAGCCGGTATTCTCAGTCTGGCTGTAGTAACGTCCCTGATCCACCCCCGTTACCTGGAACTTCTTATGGTGCACAGAGAAGTTCTAGGAATGCAAAGGCTTGTAGCCGTGTCCTTGAAGAGGTCCTGGATTCCGGGGACAAGTTATTTCAAGAGGGATATCAAGCTGATCTCCGTGTTTTGGCAGATGGTGGCAGTGAAATCTTGTCACATTCCTGTGTTCTT GGTGTCAAATCTCCTGTTCTGAGAGCTATGTTGGAAGAAGCTAAACTAAAACATGGTTTACCGTGTATCCGAATTCCTGGCGCGCCATCAGAAGCAGTCCGTGTTTTCATCAgatttctttattcttcacg TTTTGAGCAGGAACAGATGAAGAAGCAtgttcttcatttgtttctacTTTCCCACGTCTTCTTGGTGCCATCTCTGAAGACGGTCTGTATCGAGCAACTTGAGAGAAATTTTCTTGCTCCTGACAACGTGGTAGACATGCTGCAACTTGCCAGATTGTGTGACGCGCCCCGGCTCTCCGTCATCTGTACCCGTATGATCGTTGCGGATTTCAAGACCATCTCCCTATCCGATGGATGGAAAGTAATGAGGCAGGCCAACCCAAGCCTGGAACAGGAGCTCCTCGAGTCTCTTGTCGAAGCTGATACA AAAAGACAGGAAAGAGCTGAGAGGATAGAAGAAAATAAGGTTTATCTGCAACTGTATGAAGCAATGGAGGCTCTAGTTCACATATGCCGAGATGGATGCAGGACAATTGGGCCCCGAGATCAAGCACTCAAGGGCAGTGGAGCTGCTGTCTGCAAGTTTCCTGCCTGCAGGGGTATTGAGCTGCTCGTTCGCCACTTCTCAGCTTGCAGAGTTAGGGTACCTGGTGGTTGTGGCAACTGCAAGCGAATGTGGCAGCTTCTTGAGCTGCATTCTCGCATGTGTTTCACTCCAGACACCTGCAAGGTTCCTCTCTGCAG GAAGGAAGAGACCAAATGGAATCTTTTGGCGTGTAAGGTGCTGGAGAGCAGAGGAACCATGAGTTCTATCTCTGAAAGGAGAAATCTTTCAACCGTAAAGCCCACTGATAGTTGCCGCATGGTTCCTATTTGA
- the LOC133926336 gene encoding BTB/POZ and TAZ domain-containing protein 3 isoform X5, whose protein sequence is MRRKHGRNDQGGQLMECLELDSSHFFVDSDAIDSPLDIHLEFNSLTVAKAVPDHSRYSQSGCSNVPDPPPLPGTSYGAQRSSRNAKACSRVLEEVLDSGDKLFQEGYQADLRVLADGGSEILSHSCVLGVKSPVLRAMLEEAKLKHGLPCIRIPGAPSEAVRVFIRFLYSSRLCDAPRLSVICTRMIVADFKTISLSDGWKVMRQANPSLEQELLESLVEADTKRQERAERIEENKVYLQLYEAMEALVHICRDGCRTIGPRDQALKGSGAAVCKFPACRGIELLVRHFSACRVRVPGGCGNCKRMWQLLELHSRMCFTPDTCKVPLCRHFKEKMQHLGRKEETKWNLLACKVLESRGTMSSISERRNLSTVKPTDSCRMVPI, encoded by the exons ATGCGGAGGAAGCATGGACGTAATGAT CAGGGGGGACAGTTGATGGAATGCCTTGAATTGGATTCTTCTCATTTCTTTGTGGACAGTGATGCAATCGACAGCCCATTGGACATCCATCTTGAGTTCAATAGCTTGACAGTCGCAAAAGCCGTGCCCGATCATAGCCGGTATTCTCAGTCTGGCTGTAGTAACGTCCCTGATCCACCCCCGTTACCTGGAACTTCTTATGGTGCACAGAGAAGTTCTAGGAATGCAAAGGCTTGTAGCCGTGTCCTTGAAGAGGTCCTGGATTCCGGGGACAAGTTATTTCAAGAGGGATATCAAGCTGATCTCCGTGTTTTGGCAGATGGTGGCAGTGAAATCTTGTCACATTCCTGTGTTCTT GGTGTCAAATCTCCTGTTCTGAGAGCTATGTTGGAAGAAGCTAAACTAAAACATGGTTTACCGTGTATCCGAATTCCTGGCGCGCCATCAGAAGCAGTCCGTGTTTTCATCAgatttctttattcttcacg ATTGTGTGACGCGCCCCGGCTCTCCGTCATCTGTACCCGTATGATCGTTGCGGATTTCAAGACCATCTCCCTATCCGATGGATGGAAAGTAATGAGGCAGGCCAACCCAAGCCTGGAACAGGAGCTCCTCGAGTCTCTTGTCGAAGCTGATACA AAAAGACAGGAAAGAGCTGAGAGGATAGAAGAAAATAAGGTTTATCTGCAACTGTATGAAGCAATGGAGGCTCTAGTTCACATATGCCGAGATGGATGCAGGACAATTGGGCCCCGAGATCAAGCACTCAAGGGCAGTGGAGCTGCTGTCTGCAAGTTTCCTGCCTGCAGGGGTATTGAGCTGCTCGTTCGCCACTTCTCAGCTTGCAGAGTTAGGGTACCTGGTGGTTGTGGCAACTGCAAGCGAATGTGGCAGCTTCTTGAGCTGCATTCTCGCATGTGTTTCACTCCAGACACCTGCAAGGTTCCTCTCTGCAG GCATTTTAAGGAGAAAATGCAACATCTGGGCAGGAAGGAAGAGACCAAATGGAATCTTTTGGCGTGTAAGGTGCTGGAGAGCAGAGGAACCATGAGTTCTATCTCTGAAAGGAGAAATCTTTCAACCGTAAAGCCCACTGATAGTTGCCGCATGGTTCCTATTTGA
- the LOC133926321 gene encoding integrin-linked protein kinase 1-like isoform X1: protein MAATGMKIALHRQVSGGSMKDTAELRRQSSLESPRTGRATSRFLFGRQSSMDPNRRRGRSQSPVGLAEDLTVPDNLDATMQLLFFACHGDAAGVETLLRGGVDVNSINLDGRTALHIAACEGHPGVVRVLLDWKANIDARDRWGSTAVADSKCYGQTEVYDLLKAHGANIPRNRRTPMMVSTPGDVPEYELNPAELQFRRGQEVPSGVYVIAKWNGTKVSVKILDRESCSNQEAINSFRNELTVLEKVRHPNVVQFIGAVTQNIPMMIVSELHGETDLSSCIQKKGKLHGQKVLRYALDIARGMTYLHQSKPDPIIHCDLKPKNIFLDSGGQLKIAGFGVTRVSKIAPDKVKLVNHGVLVDSFSYHTAPELYRNEVFDSSVDAFSFGFILYEMVEGSIQAKTSEDSGHIIRIEGRRPSLKNKLKGYPPDFIALIEECWHPQAMARPTFSEIITRLDKIYAHCAKQGSWKDSLKIWCVSRRFKRSKHPSVKSRIHTES, encoded by the exons ATGGCGGCGACCGGCATGAAGATCGCGCTGCATCGGCAGGTCTCCGGGGGCTCGATGAAGGACACCGCGGAGCTCCGGCGGCAGTCGTCGCTGGAGTCCCCGCGGACGGGGCGGGCGACCAGCCGGTTCCTGTTCGGGCGGCAGTCGTCGATGGACCCGAACCGACGGCGCGGACGGAGCCAGAGCCCCGTGGGGTTGGCGGAGGATCTGACCGTGCCGGACAACCTGGACGCCACCATGCAGCTGCTCTTCTTTGCGTGCCACGGCGACGCGGCCGGCGTCGAGACGTTGCTGCGGGGCGGCGTCGATGTCAACAGCATCAACCTCGACGGCCGCACCGCGCTGCACATCGCGGCCTGCGAGGGCCACCCCGGCGTCGTCCGGGTGCTGCTCGACTGGAAGGCCAACATCGACGCACGCGACCGGTGGGGCAGCACG GCAGTAGCTGATTCCAAGTGCTATGGACAGACGGAGGTCTACGATCTCTTGAAAGCTCACGGTGCAAATATTCCG AGAAACAGGAGGACGCCGATGATGGTATCGACCCCTGGTGATGTACCGGAGTACGAGTTGAACCCCGCCGAGCTCCAATTCCGGCGAGGGCAGGAGGTTCCCTCG GGCGTGTACGTCATTGCGAAATGGAATGGCACCAAGGTTTCCGTAAAAATACTTGACAGAGAAAGCTGCTCCAACCAAGAAGCCAT AAACTCTTTCAGGAATGAGCTGACTGTATTGGAGAAGGTCCGGCACCCTAATGTCGTTCAGTTCATCGGCGCCGTCACACAGAACATACCTATGATGATTGTTTCTGAACTCCATGGAGAG ACTGATTTATCAAGCTGTATTCAGAAGAAAGGAAAGCTACATGGGCAGAAGGTGCTAAGATATGCCCTTGATATTGCCAG GGGTATGACTTATCTCCATCAGAGCAAACCAGACCCCATCATCCACTGTGATCTTAAGCCAAA AAATATCTTCCTGGATAGTGGAGGCCAACTGAAGATTGCGGGATTCGGAGTGACACGGGTGTCCAAGATCGCCCCTGACAAAGTGAAATTGGTTAATCATGGGGTTCTTGTTGACAGCTTCA GTTACCACACTGCGCCTGAGCTGTACAGAAACGAAGTATTTGACTCAAGCGTCGACGCCTTCTCATTCGGTTTCATCCTCTACGAG ATGGTTGAAGGATCAATTCAAGCGAAAACATCAGAGGATTCAGGTCACATAATCCGGATCGAGGGGAGGCGGCCGTCACTGAAGAACAAGCTCAAGGGCTATCCTCCAGACTTCATAGC GCTGATCGAAGAATGCTGGCACCCTCAGGCGATGGCGAGGCCGACATTCTCGGAAATAATCACCCGGCTGGATAAGATCTACGCTCATTGCGCGAAGCAAGGGAGCTGGAAGGATTCTCTGAAGATTTGGTGTGTATCTCGTCGATTTAAGCGATCTAAGCATCCATCAGTGAAAAGCAGAATCCACACTGAATCGTGA
- the LOC133926336 gene encoding BTB/POZ and TAZ domain-containing protein 3 isoform X2, whose translation MRRKHGRNDGGQLMECLELDSSHFFVDSDAIDSPLDIHLEFNSLTVAKAVPDHSRYSQSGCSNVPDPPPLPGTSYGAQRSSRNAKACSRVLEEVLDSGDKLFQEGYQADLRVLADGGSEILSHSCVLGVKSPVLRAMLEEAKLKHGLPCIRIPGAPSEAVRVFIRFLYSSRFEQEQMKKHVLHLFLLSHVFLVPSLKTVCIEQLERNFLAPDNVVDMLQLARLCDAPRLSVICTRMIVADFKTISLSDGWKVMRQANPSLEQELLESLVEADTKRQERAERIEENKVYLQLYEAMEALVHICRDGCRTIGPRDQALKGSGAAVCKFPACRGIELLVRHFSACRVRVPGGCGNCKRMWQLLELHSRMCFTPDTCKVPLCRHFKEKMQHLGRKEETKWNLLACKVLESRGTMSSISERRNLSTVKPTDSCRMVPI comes from the exons ATGCGGAGGAAGCATGGACGTAATGAT GGGGGACAGTTGATGGAATGCCTTGAATTGGATTCTTCTCATTTCTTTGTGGACAGTGATGCAATCGACAGCCCATTGGACATCCATCTTGAGTTCAATAGCTTGACAGTCGCAAAAGCCGTGCCCGATCATAGCCGGTATTCTCAGTCTGGCTGTAGTAACGTCCCTGATCCACCCCCGTTACCTGGAACTTCTTATGGTGCACAGAGAAGTTCTAGGAATGCAAAGGCTTGTAGCCGTGTCCTTGAAGAGGTCCTGGATTCCGGGGACAAGTTATTTCAAGAGGGATATCAAGCTGATCTCCGTGTTTTGGCAGATGGTGGCAGTGAAATCTTGTCACATTCCTGTGTTCTT GGTGTCAAATCTCCTGTTCTGAGAGCTATGTTGGAAGAAGCTAAACTAAAACATGGTTTACCGTGTATCCGAATTCCTGGCGCGCCATCAGAAGCAGTCCGTGTTTTCATCAgatttctttattcttcacg TTTTGAGCAGGAACAGATGAAGAAGCAtgttcttcatttgtttctacTTTCCCACGTCTTCTTGGTGCCATCTCTGAAGACGGTCTGTATCGAGCAACTTGAGAGAAATTTTCTTGCTCCTGACAACGTGGTAGACATGCTGCAACTTGCCAGATTGTGTGACGCGCCCCGGCTCTCCGTCATCTGTACCCGTATGATCGTTGCGGATTTCAAGACCATCTCCCTATCCGATGGATGGAAAGTAATGAGGCAGGCCAACCCAAGCCTGGAACAGGAGCTCCTCGAGTCTCTTGTCGAAGCTGATACA AAAAGACAGGAAAGAGCTGAGAGGATAGAAGAAAATAAGGTTTATCTGCAACTGTATGAAGCAATGGAGGCTCTAGTTCACATATGCCGAGATGGATGCAGGACAATTGGGCCCCGAGATCAAGCACTCAAGGGCAGTGGAGCTGCTGTCTGCAAGTTTCCTGCCTGCAGGGGTATTGAGCTGCTCGTTCGCCACTTCTCAGCTTGCAGAGTTAGGGTACCTGGTGGTTGTGGCAACTGCAAGCGAATGTGGCAGCTTCTTGAGCTGCATTCTCGCATGTGTTTCACTCCAGACACCTGCAAGGTTCCTCTCTGCAG GCATTTTAAGGAGAAAATGCAACATCTGGGCAGGAAGGAAGAGACCAAATGGAATCTTTTGGCGTGTAAGGTGCTGGAGAGCAGAGGAACCATGAGTTCTATCTCTGAAAGGAGAAATCTTTCAACCGTAAAGCCCACTGATAGTTGCCGCATGGTTCCTATTTGA
- the LOC133926336 gene encoding BTB/POZ and TAZ domain-containing protein 3 isoform X4 has product MECLELDSSHFFVDSDAIDSPLDIHLEFNSLTVAKAVPDHSRYSQSGCSNVPDPPPLPGTSYGAQRSSRNAKACSRVLEEVLDSGDKLFQEGYQADLRVLADGGSEILSHSCVLGVKSPVLRAMLEEAKLKHGLPCIRIPGAPSEAVRVFIRFLYSSRFEQEQMKKHVLHLFLLSHVFLVPSLKTVCIEQLERNFLAPDNVVDMLQLARLCDAPRLSVICTRMIVADFKTISLSDGWKVMRQANPSLEQELLESLVEADTKRQERAERIEENKVYLQLYEAMEALVHICRDGCRTIGPRDQALKGSGAAVCKFPACRGIELLVRHFSACRVRVPGGCGNCKRMWQLLELHSRMCFTPDTCKVPLCRHFKEKMQHLGRKEETKWNLLACKVLESRGTMSSISERRNLSTVKPTDSCRMVPI; this is encoded by the exons ATGGAATGCCTTGAATTGGATTCTTCTCATTTCTTTGTGGACAGTGATGCAATCGACAGCCCATTGGACATCCATCTTGAGTTCAATAGCTTGACAGTCGCAAAAGCCGTGCCCGATCATAGCCGGTATTCTCAGTCTGGCTGTAGTAACGTCCCTGATCCACCCCCGTTACCTGGAACTTCTTATGGTGCACAGAGAAGTTCTAGGAATGCAAAGGCTTGTAGCCGTGTCCTTGAAGAGGTCCTGGATTCCGGGGACAAGTTATTTCAAGAGGGATATCAAGCTGATCTCCGTGTTTTGGCAGATGGTGGCAGTGAAATCTTGTCACATTCCTGTGTTCTT GGTGTCAAATCTCCTGTTCTGAGAGCTATGTTGGAAGAAGCTAAACTAAAACATGGTTTACCGTGTATCCGAATTCCTGGCGCGCCATCAGAAGCAGTCCGTGTTTTCATCAgatttctttattcttcacg TTTTGAGCAGGAACAGATGAAGAAGCAtgttcttcatttgtttctacTTTCCCACGTCTTCTTGGTGCCATCTCTGAAGACGGTCTGTATCGAGCAACTTGAGAGAAATTTTCTTGCTCCTGACAACGTGGTAGACATGCTGCAACTTGCCAGATTGTGTGACGCGCCCCGGCTCTCCGTCATCTGTACCCGTATGATCGTTGCGGATTTCAAGACCATCTCCCTATCCGATGGATGGAAAGTAATGAGGCAGGCCAACCCAAGCCTGGAACAGGAGCTCCTCGAGTCTCTTGTCGAAGCTGATACA AAAAGACAGGAAAGAGCTGAGAGGATAGAAGAAAATAAGGTTTATCTGCAACTGTATGAAGCAATGGAGGCTCTAGTTCACATATGCCGAGATGGATGCAGGACAATTGGGCCCCGAGATCAAGCACTCAAGGGCAGTGGAGCTGCTGTCTGCAAGTTTCCTGCCTGCAGGGGTATTGAGCTGCTCGTTCGCCACTTCTCAGCTTGCAGAGTTAGGGTACCTGGTGGTTGTGGCAACTGCAAGCGAATGTGGCAGCTTCTTGAGCTGCATTCTCGCATGTGTTTCACTCCAGACACCTGCAAGGTTCCTCTCTGCAG GCATTTTAAGGAGAAAATGCAACATCTGGGCAGGAAGGAAGAGACCAAATGGAATCTTTTGGCGTGTAAGGTGCTGGAGAGCAGAGGAACCATGAGTTCTATCTCTGAAAGGAGAAATCTTTCAACCGTAAAGCCCACTGATAGTTGCCGCATGGTTCCTATTTGA
- the LOC133926317 gene encoding pectin acetylesterase 5-like: MATELLSPLVPQHRRRRGLAVATAAPLLVLLIVAAFTRPPVAVSSREVVQLTLLAGAREKGAACLDGSPPGYHLQRGFDSGTHNWLVYLQGGGWCNTTESCSERKMTDLGSSKFMGAVKFSGILSNQHQENPDFYNWNIVVIRYCDGASFAGDAEGEDKDGTKLFFRGLRIWEAVVDELMGKGLATAKQALLTGCSAGSLSTLLHCDNFSARFPQEVLVKCLSDAGFFLDEKDLSGERSMRLLCNGVVHLQNVREVLPRVCLAKKDPTECFFPAELIKSISTPTFILNSDYDSWQIRNVLAPNGSYPGQSWSSCKADIRNCSSRQIDVLHGFRKKIISELKVAEDNKDWGLFIDSCFTHCQTPFRISWNSRLSPRLGNKTIAEAVGDWYFGRREEVKQFDCEYPCNPTCSSRLPTA, translated from the exons ATGGCGACCGAGCTGCTGTCGCCACTCGTTCCGCAGCATCGACGACGACGAGGCCTCGCTGTCGCCACGGCGGCGCCCCTGCTCGTGCTCCTGATCGTTGCCGCCTTCACCCGCCCGCCGGTGGCGGTGAGCTCCAGGGAGGTCGTCCAGCTGACCCTCCTCGCAGGCGCTAGGGAGAAGGGCGCGG CGTGCTTGGATGGGAGCCCGCCTGGTTACCACCTTCAGAGAGGCTTCGACTCCGGAACCCACAACTGGCTCGTCTATCTTCAG GGTGGAGGTTGGTGCAACACCACAGAAAGTTGTTCCGAACGCAAAATGACAGACCTTGGTTCATCTAAGTTTATGGGAGCAGTAAAGTTCAGTGGGATACTCAGCAATCAGCACCAAGAAAATCCTG ATTTCTACAACTGGAATATTGTTGTTATAAGATACTGCGATGGGGCATCATTTGCTGGGGATGCGGAGGGCGAAGATAAG GATGGAACCAAACTTTTCTTCAGAGGATTGCGCATCTGGGAAGCAGTTGTTGATGAACTCATGGGGAAAGGACTGGCCACTGCTAAACAG GCCTTACTGACAGGTTGTTCTGCTGGTAGTCTATCTACACTACTACACTGCGATAATTTTAGTGCACGATTTCCTCAGGAGGTTTTGGTTAAATGCCTTTCTGATGCTGGATTTTTTCTTGATGA AAAGGATTTATCTGGAGAAAGGTCTATGCGCTTGCTCTGCAATGGAGTAGTTCACCTTCAG AATGTTAGAGAAGTTTTGCCCAGGGTCTGCCTCGCAAAGAAGGATCCGACAGAG TGTTTCTTTCCTGCTGAACTTATTAAGAGCATCAGCACCCCCACGTTTATTCTGAACTCCGATTATGATTCTTGGCAG ATACGAAACGTTCTCGCGCCAAATGGATCCTATCCTGGACAGTCATGGTCGAGTTGCAAAGCAGACATCCGAAACTGCAGTTCCAGGCAAATTGATGTACTGCATG GATTCAGGAAAAAAATAATCAGTGAGTTGAAGGTTGCTGAAGATAACAAGGACTGGGGGCTGTTCATCGATTCATGCTTCACCCACTGTCAAACACCATTCAGAATCTCATGGAACTCGCGGCTCTCCCCAAGACTTGGTAATAAG ACTATCGCAGAGGCTGTTGGGGATTGGTATTTTGGTAGAAGGGAAGAAGTAAAACAGTTTGACTGCGAGTATCCATGTAACCCCACATGCAGCAGTCGTCTGCCTACTGCTTAA